The Wigglesworthia glossinidia endosymbiont of Glossina morsitans morsitans (Yale colony) genome has a window encoding:
- the fldA gene encoding flavodoxin FldA, whose product MKSTGIFFGSDTGNTASIAKKIQEALSPSNSDIFDIADTAQKDIEKYDKLIFGIPTWYYGEPQCDWDDFFPILKKINFKDKMVAIFGCGDQEDYSEYFCDAMGILNEILIQNQAKMIGSHSTKGYKFEASKALINKKYFVGLALDEDRQPELTESRLFYWIETIKKIIYFQEK is encoded by the coding sequence ATGAAATCTACAGGAATTTTTTTCGGTAGTGATACGGGGAATACAGCAAGTATTGCCAAAAAAATACAAGAAGCATTAAGTCCAAGTAATTCTGACATTTTTGATATTGCAGATACTGCTCAAAAAGATATAGAAAAATATGACAAATTAATATTTGGAATACCTACTTGGTATTATGGAGAACCCCAATGCGACTGGGATGATTTTTTTCCTATTTTAAAAAAAATAAACTTTAAGGATAAAATGGTAGCAATTTTTGGTTGTGGAGATCAAGAAGACTATTCAGAATATTTTTGTGACGCAATGGGAATTTTAAATGAAATTTTAATACAAAATCAAGCAAAAATGATCGGAAGTCATTCAACTAAAGGATATAAGTTTGAAGCTTCTAAAGCATTAATAAACAAAAAATATTTCGTCGGATTAGCATTAGACGAAGACAGACAACCAGAATTAACTGAATCAAGATTATTCTATTGGATCGAAACAATTAAAAAAATAATATACTTTCAAGAAAAGTAA
- a CDS encoding phosphohexomutase domain-containing protein, translated as MYLQSLKSGKKPQKSDLIYPDKLITQYYSQIPYENKKLKNIKFGTSGYRGTSKKFTFNEIHVLAISQAIVEERKLLGIHGPCFIGKDTHALSEPAFCSVLEVLTANNIDVIIQSNNMHVSTPIISHAILNYNKASKRKADGIIITSSHNPPEFGGIKYNIFTGGPANFFITNKIESKVNAILKNGIFKIKRISLIYAKQIGKIHEHDIIQKYILSLSNIVNMQLISSSQINLVIDPLGGSSLFCWQLIEEYYKCNIKIVNTKIDYTFYFLNLDYDGILRIDCASKSTLKHLSQFSNQADLGFANDPDGDRHAILNKTCLISPNHYLSIAMHYLLSYRSNWSQNVGVGKTYVSSVMMEKIAQHFNRKLINTPVGFKWFSNFLFEGSLGLCGEESSGATFLCFNGSPWSTDKDGIIMCLLAAEIVAKTEKTLIEYYSKLEKMFGYFYYDRYEFHFLNKKQYLKNNINIDNLQSCIITEDKIVFCIIISLEIFVKFKNGWIAIRPSGTENLYRVYCESFIDTVHLKKLKKSANKIIKLLFN; from the coding sequence ATGTATTTACAAAGTTTAAAATCTGGAAAAAAACCACAAAAATCTGATTTAATTTATCCCGATAAACTTATAACACAATATTACTCTCAAATACCTTATGAAAATAAAAAATTAAAAAATATTAAATTTGGAACTTCAGGATATCGAGGAACCTCAAAAAAATTCACATTTAACGAAATACATGTACTAGCGATTAGTCAAGCTATTGTTGAAGAAAGAAAATTACTTGGAATACATGGACCATGCTTTATCGGAAAAGATACGCATGCTTTATCCGAACCCGCTTTTTGTTCTGTACTCGAAGTGCTTACTGCAAACAATATTGATGTTATTATACAATCAAATAATATGCATGTTTCTACTCCAATAATTTCACACGCAATATTAAATTATAATAAAGCATCTAAAAGAAAAGCAGATGGTATTATTATTACATCTTCTCATAATCCTCCAGAATTCGGAGGAATAAAATATAATATTTTTACTGGCGGTCCTGCAAATTTTTTTATTACAAATAAAATAGAATCTAAAGTTAATGCAATTCTGAAAAATGGAATATTTAAAATAAAAAGAATTTCTTTAATTTATGCTAAACAAATTGGTAAAATACATGAACATGACATAATACAAAAGTATATTCTAAGTTTATCTAATATAGTTAATATGCAACTTATTTCTTCTTCTCAAATTAATTTAGTAATTGATCCTTTAGGAGGTTCAAGCTTATTTTGTTGGCAATTAATTGAAGAATATTATAAATGCAATATTAAAATTGTTAATACTAAAATAGATTATACTTTTTATTTTTTAAATCTAGATTATGACGGAATACTTCGTATAGATTGTGCATCTAAATCGACATTGAAACATTTATCTCAATTTTCTAATCAAGCAGACTTAGGATTCGCAAATGATCCAGATGGTGATAGACATGCAATTTTAAATAAAACATGCCTTATATCTCCTAATCATTATTTATCTATTGCTATGCATTATTTATTAAGTTACAGATCAAATTGGAGTCAAAATGTAGGTGTAGGTAAAACTTACGTTTCTAGTGTCATGATGGAAAAAATTGCTCAACATTTTAATCGTAAATTAATTAATACCCCAGTAGGATTTAAGTGGTTTTCAAATTTCTTATTTGAAGGATCTTTAGGTTTATGTGGAGAAGAAAGTTCTGGAGCTACTTTTCTATGTTTTAACGGATCTCCATGGTCGACTGATAAAGACGGCATAATTATGTGTTTATTAGCTGCAGAAATTGTAGCAAAAACTGAAAAAACATTAATAGAATACTATTCTAAATTAGAAAAAATGTTTGGATATTTTTATTATGATCGATACGAATTTCATTTTTTAAATAAAAAACAGTATTTAAAAAATAATATTAATATAGATAATCTTCAATCATGCATTATCACTGAAGATAAAATTGTTTTTTGCATTATAATTTCGTTAGAAATTTTTGTTAAATTTAAAAATGGATGGATAGCAATTAGACCGTCTGGCACAGAAAATTTGTATAGAGTATATTGTGAAAGTTTCATAGATACTGTACATTTAAAAAAATTAAAAAAATCAGCAAATAAAATTATCAAACTGCTTTTTAATTGA
- a CDS encoding Nif3-like dinuclear metal center hexameric protein: protein MNYITNTDLEFNVNQKLNNSLKIKDFAYNGLQVKGKKIIKKIIVGVTACQELIEFAIFTKSDAIIVHHGLFWNHENCMLYGTKKNRLKKILENNVNLYAWHLPLDIHPKLGNNAQLAKLLSIDINKILKPCIFFGTMKNKIDCYKFKILLEKKLKRNVLHFQNKNAVLTIEKIGWCTGSGHKFFEMAIEENIDAFISGEASESTIYIAKERYVHFYEAGHHATERGGIIALGKWIQKKYCIETIFFDTNNPI, encoded by the coding sequence ATGAATTACATCACTAATACAGATCTCGAATTTAATGTTAATCAAAAACTTAATAATAGCTTAAAAATTAAAGATTTTGCGTACAACGGATTACAAGTGAAAGGTAAAAAAATTATTAAAAAAATTATTGTCGGAGTTACTGCATGTCAAGAATTGATAGAATTTGCTATATTCACAAAATCCGACGCTATAATCGTACATCATGGATTATTTTGGAACCATGAAAATTGTATGTTATATGGAACTAAAAAAAACAGATTAAAGAAAATTTTAGAAAATAATGTTAATCTTTACGCTTGGCATTTACCTTTAGATATACATCCAAAATTAGGAAATAATGCACAGTTAGCAAAGTTATTATCCATAGATATTAATAAAATTTTAAAACCATGTATTTTTTTTGGTACAATGAAGAATAAAATTGATTGTTATAAATTTAAAATTTTATTAGAAAAAAAATTAAAACGTAATGTTTTACATTTTCAAAACAAAAACGCAGTTTTAACTATTGAAAAAATAGGATGGTGCACAGGATCAGGACATAAATTTTTTGAAATGGCAATTGAAGAAAATATAGATGCATTTATTAGTGGAGAAGCTTCAGAAAGTACAATTTACATTGCTAAAGAAAGATATGTACATTTTTATGAAGCAGGACATCATGCAACAGAAAGAGGAGGTATTATAGCATTAGGAAAATGGATACAAAAGAAATACTGCATAGAGACAATTTTTTTTGATACCAATAATCCTATTTAA
- the sdhC gene encoding succinate dehydrogenase, cytochrome b556 subunit has translation MKTHKPINLNIFTIKFIKTAIASILHRISGIITFLIFSVFIYCLELSLCSQEKFNTLQNFFYENVLFKFFLWAILTIFTYHTVFGLRHILIDFNFFKEDLKTAKMTVNIALLVTATISIILGFFLW, from the coding sequence GTGAAAACACATAAACCTATAAACTTAAATATTTTTACAATTAAATTTATAAAAACTGCAATAGCTTCTATATTACACAGAATATCTGGAATAATCACTTTTTTAATATTTAGCGTATTTATATATTGTTTAGAGCTATCATTATGTTCGCAAGAAAAATTTAATACTTTACAAAATTTTTTTTACGAAAACGTTCTTTTTAAATTTTTTTTATGGGCAATACTAACAATTTTTACATATCATACCGTATTCGGACTAAGACATATTTTAATTGATTTTAATTTTTTCAAAGAAGATCTAAAAACTGCAAAAATGACAGTAAATATAGCACTTCTAGTCACTGCAACTATTTCTATCATACTAGGATTTTTTCTATGGTAA
- the sdhD gene encoding succinate dehydrogenase, hydrophobic membrane anchor protein: MVKKTSAFGLPGIYEWLLLRISGLLIFLYILCIIVFIICNTPINYVKWHCFFDKKTIKIFTILVFLSVAIHGWIGMWQVVTDYVKPKFMRTTVQLIICAILLFYLIYGIKIIM; this comes from the coding sequence ATGGTAAAAAAAACGTCTGCATTCGGATTACCTGGGATTTATGAATGGCTATTATTACGTATTTCCGGATTGTTAATATTTTTATATATACTGTGTATTATCGTATTTATTATATGCAATACACCTATAAACTATGTAAAATGGCATTGTTTTTTTGATAAAAAAACAATAAAAATATTTACAATATTAGTATTTTTATCAGTCGCTATACACGGATGGATCGGAATGTGGCAAGTAGTTACGGACTATGTTAAACCTAAATTCATGCGCACAACAGTACAGTTAATAATATGCGCCATTTTGCTATTTTATTTAATATATGGTATTAAAATTATAATGTAA
- the sdhA gene encoding succinate dehydrogenase flavoprotein subunit: protein MQIKKKYFDVIVIGAGGSGMRSALEITKHNSSCALISKVFPTRSHTVSAQGGITVALGNVHEDDWQWHMYDTVKGSDYIGDQDAIEYMCKSGPEVVLELERMGLPFSRSNDGKIYQRAFGGQSIQYGKKQASRTAAAADRTGHALLHTLYQQNIKHDTKIYSEWYALDLVKNEENAVVGCTAICISTGEVVYFKSRITVLATGGAGRIYQSTTNAYINTGDGIGMALRAGIPAQDMEMWQFHPTGIAGSGVLVTEGCRGEGGYLLNKNGERFMERYAPNAKDLASRDIVSRSIMIEILENRGFNNHLGPYVKLKLDHLGSNLLNSRLPGILELSRTFAHVDPIKEPIPVIPTCHYMMGGIPTKITGQVISINNKNENIDIPGLFAIGESACVSVHGANRLGGNSLLDLIVFGKSSGLQINKLLSSGYFPKEASQSEIERTIKNYLNWNNPKNRENPIIIRKELQKCMQKYFSVFRKKETMQKGLCQLQELRERLLHAKLDDQSNQFNINRIECLELNNLMDVSCATAFSALFRTESRGAHHRNDFPNRDDKNWLCHTLYFLEKDIMRKRDINMQPNCRSAFPLQKRSY from the coding sequence ATGCAAATCAAAAAAAAATATTTTGACGTTATTGTAATCGGAGCAGGTGGATCTGGAATGAGATCAGCATTAGAAATTACCAAACACAACTCATCTTGTGCATTAATATCTAAAGTATTTCCTACTCGATCACACACCGTATCTGCTCAAGGGGGAATTACAGTAGCACTAGGAAATGTACACGAAGACGATTGGCAATGGCATATGTATGACACTGTCAAAGGATCTGATTATATCGGAGATCAAGATGCCATAGAATATATGTGTAAATCTGGACCTGAGGTAGTGTTAGAATTGGAAAGAATGGGACTACCATTTTCTCGTTCTAACGATGGAAAAATATATCAACGTGCTTTTGGCGGTCAATCTATACAATATGGGAAAAAGCAAGCTTCACGTACAGCAGCTGCTGCTGATCGTACAGGACACGCATTATTACATACTTTATATCAACAAAATATAAAACATGATACAAAAATTTACTCTGAATGGTATGCATTGGATTTAGTAAAAAATGAAGAAAATGCCGTTGTTGGATGCACTGCGATATGCATATCAACCGGCGAAGTTGTGTATTTTAAATCACGAATTACTGTCTTAGCAACTGGAGGAGCAGGCAGAATCTACCAATCTACAACAAATGCATACATTAATACTGGAGACGGTATAGGTATGGCATTAAGAGCTGGAATTCCAGCTCAAGATATGGAGATGTGGCAATTTCATCCTACTGGTATTGCTGGTTCAGGAGTATTAGTAACTGAAGGATGCAGAGGGGAAGGAGGATATCTTTTAAATAAAAATGGAGAAAGATTTATGGAAAGATATGCTCCAAATGCAAAAGATCTAGCAAGTAGAGACATTGTATCTCGTTCTATTATGATAGAAATATTAGAAAATAGAGGGTTTAATAACCATTTAGGACCATATGTTAAGTTAAAATTAGATCATTTAGGAAGTAATTTATTAAATTCACGCCTCCCAGGAATTTTAGAATTGTCTCGTACTTTTGCTCATGTAGATCCCATCAAAGAACCAATTCCCGTGATTCCAACTTGTCATTATATGATGGGAGGAATACCAACAAAAATTACTGGTCAGGTAATATCTATAAATAACAAAAATGAAAATATAGATATTCCTGGACTTTTTGCGATTGGAGAAAGCGCATGCGTTTCTGTGCATGGAGCTAATAGATTAGGTGGCAATTCTCTCTTAGATTTAATCGTATTTGGAAAATCGTCTGGTTTACAAATTAATAAATTATTATCTTCAGGTTATTTTCCAAAAGAAGCTAGTCAATCTGAAATTGAACGCACAATCAAAAATTATTTAAATTGGAATAACCCCAAAAATAGAGAAAATCCTATAATAATTAGAAAAGAACTACAAAAATGTATGCAAAAATATTTTTCTGTATTTAGAAAAAAAGAAACTATGCAAAAAGGATTATGTCAATTACAAGAACTAAGAGAACGCTTATTACATGCAAAATTAGATGATCAATCCAATCAATTCAATATCAATCGAATAGAATGTTTAGAATTAAATAATCTAATGGACGTATCTTGTGCAACCGCTTTTTCTGCTCTTTTTAGAACAGAAAGTCGAGGCGCACATCATCGAAACGATTTTCCAAATAGAGACGATAAAAATTGGTTATGTCATACTTTATATTTTCTCGAAAAAGATATTATGAGAAAAAGAGACATTAATATGCAACCAAATTGTAGATCAGCTTTCCCACTTCAAAAAAGATCATATTAA
- a CDS encoding succinate dehydrogenase iron-sulfur subunit — MKIIISIYRYHPDHLKAPKMQSFDYSLQENKELMLLDVLMDLKERDPTLAFRKSCREGVCGSDGMNINGKNGLACITPISNLLKNKQKKIVIRPLPGLPVIRDLIVDMKLFFQQYKKIKPYLINNEKIPNKERLQSPKQREMLDGAYECILCACCSTACPSFWWNPDKFIGPAGLLSAYRFLVDNRDTEKSERLKKLNDAFSVLRCHGIMNCVSVCPKKLNPTQAIGHIKNMLIKKVFCKD, encoded by the coding sequence ATTAAAATTATAATTTCTATATATCGCTATCATCCAGATCATTTAAAAGCACCTAAAATGCAAAGTTTTGATTATTCTTTGCAAGAAAATAAAGAATTAATGTTACTGGATGTGTTAATGGATTTAAAAGAACGTGATCCAACGTTAGCATTTCGTAAATCTTGCCGAGAAGGTGTCTGCGGATCTGACGGAATGAACATTAATGGAAAAAATGGACTTGCCTGCATTACTCCAATTTCTAATCTATTAAAAAATAAACAAAAAAAAATTGTAATACGTCCTCTTCCAGGATTACCTGTGATTAGAGATCTTATTGTTGATATGAAATTATTTTTTCAACAATATAAAAAAATAAAACCATACTTAATTAATAACGAAAAAATACCAAACAAAGAACGTTTACAATCCCCTAAGCAAAGAGAAATGTTAGATGGAGCATATGAATGTATTTTATGTGCTTGTTGTTCTACTGCATGTCCATCGTTTTGGTGGAATCCAGATAAATTTATTGGACCAGCAGGATTACTATCTGCTTATCGATTTTTAGTTGATAATCGAGATACAGAAAAATCAGAAAGACTAAAGAAACTAAATGATGCGTTTAGCGTATTAAGATGCCATGGAATTATGAATTGCGTTTCTGTATGTCCAAAAAAGTTAAATCCAACACAAGCAATAGGGCACATTAAAAATATGTTAATTAAAAAAGTATTTTGTAAAGATTAA
- a CDS encoding 2-oxoglutarate dehydrogenase E1 component: protein MQNSKNKKDLLFLLNGMNRCYIEQIYKNYLNNPKSVNSDWENIFHEFFLKKIDQKSVKKNFSDTSNIEYKNVQHHITTEIQVLNFINSFRKYGHIIANIDPLNLKKIEEVEELSLKFHGFSNKIYDQKFNAEIFGIKKNNVSFKEILNFLRSTYCGPIGFEYMHLDNIKEKIWIQKYIEKNFKKDFLEIKEKKSLLKSIIKAEEIEHFLGRKFPGAKRFSLEGGESLIPMLKEIIMRSSQKYNTKNIIFGMSHRGRLNALINIFGKDINNICHEFSGNRNLPEIYSGDVKYHQGFASSIQIQNNTINLLLAFNPSHLEIINPVVMGITKAQLDKNNTQNKNCTLSITIHGDASIIAQGVIQETLNMSRTQAHQVGGTLRIVVNNQIGFTTDVQDARSTRYCTDVAKMIQAPILHVNGDNPCATIFATRLALDFRNKFFRDVFIDFVCYRRHGHNEADEPRVTQPIMYQKIKKHPTVKTIFSNELEHQKIISSEEIKKIVKNIRKKIITENKTISFCQIKNKENLCASTINEKINKINISFLKKLSASIFNIPKEIEMESRVKKIFLQRYEMMQEKRSFDWGAAEMLCYATLIYEHVSIRLSGEDVARGTFFHRHAVIYNQKNNSIYVPLNTIKNTLSKFNVWNTTLSEEASLAFEYGYSINTNKTLVIWEAQFGDFANGAQVVIDQFITSGEQKWGQKSNLVMLLPHGHEGQGPEHSSARLERYLQLCAQNNIQICIPSTPAQVYHLLRRQAQFKINCPLIIFSPKSLLRHPLATSSFQEIANYKFQEIIYDPNYEKNNHCIKRIILCSGKIFYDLFSILKKNNTHNIAIFRIEQLYPFPDFLIKEIIPKYENINSICWCQEEPKNQGAWNWIKSCFDSIKTHIKLTYIGRPEAASTATGYLSVYKNEQKKIIHKALDIEYLKG from the coding sequence ATGCAAAATTCTAAAAATAAAAAAGATCTTTTGTTTCTTTTAAACGGAATGAACAGGTGTTACATTGAACAAATATATAAAAATTATTTAAATAATCCAAAATCTGTTAACTCTGATTGGGAAAATATTTTTCACGAATTTTTTTTAAAAAAAATTGATCAAAAATCTGTTAAAAAAAATTTTTCAGATACATCTAATATTGAATATAAAAATGTGCAACATCATATTACTACAGAAATACAGGTATTAAATTTTATAAATTCATTTCGTAAGTACGGTCATATTATTGCCAATATAGATCCATTAAATTTAAAAAAAATAGAAGAAGTAGAAGAATTATCTTTAAAATTTCATGGATTTTCTAATAAAATATATGATCAAAAATTTAATGCGGAAATATTTGGTATAAAAAAAAATAATGTATCTTTTAAAGAAATTTTAAACTTCCTACGTAGCACATATTGCGGTCCAATTGGATTTGAATACATGCATCTTGATAATATAAAAGAAAAAATATGGATTCAAAAATACATTGAAAAAAATTTCAAAAAAGATTTTTTAGAAATAAAAGAAAAAAAATCTCTTTTAAAAAGCATTATAAAAGCAGAAGAAATTGAACATTTTTTAGGTAGAAAATTTCCCGGAGCAAAGCGTTTTTCCTTAGAAGGAGGAGAAAGTTTAATCCCGATGTTAAAAGAAATTATTATGCGATCTTCACAGAAATATAACACTAAAAATATTATTTTTGGAATGTCTCATAGAGGAAGATTAAATGCTTTAATAAATATTTTTGGAAAAGATATAAATAATATATGTCACGAATTTTCCGGAAATAGAAATCTTCCTGAAATTTATAGCGGAGATGTGAAGTATCATCAAGGTTTTGCATCAAGTATTCAAATTCAAAATAATACTATAAATTTATTATTAGCTTTTAATCCATCTCATTTAGAAATTATAAATCCAGTTGTTATGGGAATAACAAAAGCTCAATTAGATAAAAATAATACACAAAACAAAAATTGTACACTTTCAATAACAATACACGGAGATGCTTCAATTATTGCGCAAGGTGTAATTCAAGAAACACTTAATATGTCTAGAACACAAGCACATCAAGTAGGAGGAACATTACGTATTGTTGTTAATAATCAAATTGGTTTTACCACAGATGTTCAAGATGCCAGATCTACTAGATATTGCACAGACGTGGCTAAAATGATACAAGCACCTATACTTCATGTAAATGGCGACAATCCATGTGCTACTATATTCGCTACACGTTTAGCTTTAGATTTTAGAAACAAATTTTTTCGTGATGTTTTTATTGATTTCGTATGTTATCGTCGCCACGGACATAACGAAGCCGATGAACCTAGAGTAACACAACCTATAATGTATCAAAAAATCAAAAAACATCCCACTGTAAAAACAATATTTTCTAATGAATTAGAGCATCAAAAAATAATTTCTTCTGAAGAAATAAAAAAAATTGTTAAAAATATACGTAAAAAAATTATTACTGAAAATAAAACTATCAGTTTTTGTCAAATAAAAAATAAAGAAAATTTATGCGCAAGCACTATAAATGAGAAAATAAATAAAATAAATATTAGTTTTTTAAAAAAATTATCTGCAAGCATATTTAATATACCTAAAGAAATTGAAATGGAATCTAGAGTAAAAAAAATATTTTTACAAAGATATGAAATGATGCAAGAAAAAAGATCTTTTGACTGGGGTGCAGCAGAAATGTTGTGTTATGCAACATTAATTTATGAACATGTATCGATAAGATTATCCGGAGAAGATGTTGCACGAGGTACTTTTTTTCACCGTCATGCAGTAATTTACAATCAAAAAAATAATTCTATTTATGTTCCTTTGAATACAATTAAAAATACTTTATCAAAATTTAATGTGTGGAACACTACTTTATCTGAAGAAGCATCTTTAGCTTTTGAATATGGATATTCAATCAATACAAACAAAACTTTAGTAATCTGGGAAGCCCAATTTGGAGATTTTGCAAATGGCGCCCAAGTCGTAATCGATCAATTCATTACTTCTGGAGAACAAAAATGGGGACAAAAATCCAATTTGGTTATGCTTTTACCTCATGGTCATGAAGGTCAAGGACCTGAACATTCATCAGCACGTTTAGAACGGTATTTGCAACTATGCGCTCAAAACAATATACAAATTTGTATTCCTTCTACACCTGCTCAGGTATATCATTTATTAAGAAGACAAGCTCAGTTTAAGATTAATTGTCCATTAATTATTTTTTCACCAAAATCTTTGCTGAGACATCCTTTAGCGACTTCTTCATTTCAAGAAATTGCAAATTATAAATTTCAAGAAATTATTTATGATCCAAATTACGAAAAAAATAATCATTGTATTAAACGTATTATTTTATGCTCTGGAAAAATTTTTTATGATTTATTTAGTATTTTGAAAAAAAATAATACTCATAACATTGCTATTTTTCGAATAGAACAATTATATCCTTTTCCAGATTTTTTAATTAAAGAAATAATTCCTAAATATGAAAACATAAATTCGATATGTTGGTGTCAAGAAGAACCAAAAAATCAAGGAGCATGGAATTGGATTAAAAGTTGTTTTGATTCTATTAAAACACACATAAAACTAACTTATATCGGTCGCCCCGAAGCTGCTTCAACAGCAACAGGATACTTATCTGTATACAAAAATGAACAAAAAAAAATAATTCATAAAGCTCTCGATATTGAATATTTAAAAGGTTAA
- the odhB gene encoding 2-oxoglutarate dehydrogenase complex dihydrolipoyllysine-residue succinyltransferase, with the protein MKIIDILVPDLPESVTDATVSNWKKKLGDFVETGEILVELETDKVVLEVPSPNSGRLVQIYHKNSELVSSRQKLASIDITKKNQVLIQEKNTLEEKKHVSKEKKLCENLSEKKSDIFFSPSIRRLIAKQKNFSADIVQNYSISSNIKNYANQLELSRQLNLIKTENSVNNTHKLDAINICQEKRVKMTRLRKCISDRLLYVNNNTASLTTFNEVNMQSIINLREKYRDIFEQTHKIRLGYMSFFVSAVIKGLKDFPEINANIDGEDIVYHNYFNINIAVSTPKGLVTPVLKNADKMSIIEIEKKIKDFAIRGKNNKLNIHDLEGGSFTITNGGIFGSMLSTPIINPPQSAILGIHAIKDRATVIDKKVVITPMTYLALSYDHRLIDGKEAASFLVTVKNMLEDPIRIFLNI; encoded by the coding sequence ATGAAAATTATAGATATATTAGTTCCTGATCTTCCAGAGTCAGTAACAGACGCTACTGTATCAAATTGGAAAAAAAAATTAGGGGATTTTGTAGAAACAGGAGAAATTTTAGTAGAACTAGAAACTGATAAAGTTGTATTAGAAGTGCCATCTCCAAATTCAGGAAGACTAGTACAGATCTATCATAAAAATTCTGAATTAGTTTCTTCGCGTCAAAAATTAGCTAGTATAGATATTACTAAAAAAAATCAAGTTTTAATACAAGAAAAAAATACACTTGAAGAAAAAAAACACGTAAGTAAAGAAAAAAAATTATGTGAAAATTTATCAGAAAAAAAAAGCGACATATTTTTTTCACCATCAATACGTAGATTAATTGCAAAACAAAAAAATTTTTCAGCAGATATTGTTCAAAATTATTCTATATCATCAAATATTAAAAATTATGCTAATCAGCTCGAACTATCACGTCAGCTAAATTTAATTAAAACGGAAAATTCTGTAAACAACACTCACAAACTTGATGCAATAAATATTTGTCAAGAAAAAAGAGTCAAAATGACGCGATTAAGAAAATGCATATCAGATAGATTGTTGTATGTAAATAACAATACAGCATCTTTGACAACTTTTAATGAAGTTAATATGCAATCTATAATAAATTTAAGAGAAAAATATCGAGATATATTTGAACAAACTCATAAAATTCGTTTAGGATATATGTCATTTTTTGTTTCTGCCGTAATAAAAGGACTCAAAGATTTTCCAGAAATTAATGCAAATATAGACGGGGAAGATATTGTATATCACAATTATTTTAATATTAATATAGCTGTTTCTACTCCAAAAGGGTTAGTAACTCCTGTATTAAAAAATGCAGATAAAATGAGCATTATTGAAATAGAAAAGAAAATTAAAGATTTTGCCATTCGAGGTAAAAATAATAAGTTAAATATTCATGATTTAGAAGGAGGCAGTTTTACCATTACTAATGGAGGGATATTTGGTTCTATGTTATCGACTCCAATTATCAATCCACCACAAAGTGCAATTTTAGGAATACATGCAATAAAAGATAGAGCTACAGTAATAGATAAAAAAGTTGTTATCACACCCATGACATATTTAGCTTTATCTTACGATCATAGATTAATTGATGGTAAAGAAGCTGCTAGTTTTTTAGTTACTGTCAAAAATATGTTAGAAGATCCTATTAGGATTTTTTTAAATATTTGA